The following proteins are co-located in the Purpureocillium takamizusanense chromosome 10, complete sequence genome:
- a CDS encoding uncharacterized protein (EggNog:ENOG503P58K) has protein sequence MKSGCGADGPAFNASPRKLQKSLASTSRIPSRPFCSKSRLNQPFTVLQAHFNQTTQLNMSGHSNVGTSAVYEAGDQRNVKRSEQDTAVPYEEGKINSHKLTDPKDERSISNRLAAEERQGEKPDDKETAMSKKDPTLPARMHGNEPSKGAKIDAQLQAEDEQRLREKQGK, from the exons ATGAAGTCAGGCTGTGGAGCAGATGGTCCGGCTTTCAACGCATCGCCGCGCAAACTACAAAAGAGTCTGGCGAGCACTTCCAGAATACCATCAAGACCGTTCTGCAGCAAATCTCGCCTAAATCAGCCATTTACCGTACTACAAGCTCATTTCAACCAAACCACCCAACTCAACATGTCTGGACACTCAAACGTTGGTACTTCGGCCGTGTACGAGGCTGGCGACCAGCGCAACGTGAAGCGCTCTGAGCAAGACACCGCTGTGCCCTACGAAGAGGGCAAGATCAACTCCCACAAGCTCACCGACCCCA AGGACGAGAGGTCCATTTCCAACcgactcgccgccgaagag CGTCAGGGAGAGAAGCCTGATGACAAGGAGACTGCCATGTCCAAGAAGGACCCTACGCTTCCG GCCAGGATGCACGGCAATGAGCCTTCCAAAGGAGCCAAGATTGACGCTCAGCTGCAGGCAGAGGACGAGCAGAGGCTGCGGGAGAAGCAGGGTAAATAA
- a CDS encoding uncharacterized protein (BUSCO:EOG09265BWR~COG:J~EggNog:ENOG503P4QE): MGEAVIEGSNWRLVEVGRVVLINGDHPYAGRLATIVEIIDHKRVLVDGPSSDPALAIPRQSVPLSKCLLSQFVIEGLLRGSRHGTVKKQWEKAEIDAKWKESNWAKKRDQVKRRKALTDFDRFKVMRLKKQARFEERKALAKIKASA; the protein is encoded by the exons ATGGGCGAAGCAGTGATTGAGGGATCCAACTGGCGCCTCGTTGAGGTCGGCCGCGTCGTTCTCATCAACGGCGACCACCCCTACGCCGGCCGCCTGGCCACCATCGTCGAGATCATCGACCACAAGCGC GTTCTCGTTGACGGTCCCTCCTCCGACCCCGCGCTGGCCATTCCCCGGCAATCCGTCCCCCTGTCCAAGTGCCTCCTGTCCCAGTTCGTTATCGAGGGTCTCCTCCGCGGCTCCCGACACGGCACCGTCAAGAAGCAGTGGGAGAAGGCCGAGATCGACGCCAAGTGGAAGGAGAGCAACTGGGCCAAGAAGCGCGACCAGGTCAAGAGGCGGAAGGCCCTGACGGACTTTGACCGCTTCAAGGTCATGCGCCTTAAGAAGCAGGCGCGAttcgaggagcgcaaggctctggccaagatcaaggcctCGGCATAA